The following are encoded in a window of Posidoniimonas polymericola genomic DNA:
- a CDS encoding MotA/TolQ/ExbB proton channel family protein — translation MLQKLIVDLFGQGGIFVVGLVLAYVIWQFGRRMADVPWLLAFAASVIAVGGCVIWQGHLLTDEIRGNELPDPFGVSYAILALFVSGLITNAKTFWRVSRELNAEQTGDASTTRRNLQIVLEQQGGSKQADGEVVELVDSQLDSREDLPRLIRKMLPTLGLVGTVIGLAIAMNELGGALSKAVGDQGGGVEDLMHSMQGALQGMGGAFVTTLLGATFGMLLMVLSTRTRLVMTRLIVEAKRQLDREGDQPRQQRKPPRPPRGYFRPEAN, via the coding sequence GTGCTTCAGAAACTGATTGTTGATCTGTTCGGACAGGGCGGCATTTTTGTCGTCGGCCTGGTGCTCGCCTACGTCATCTGGCAGTTCGGCCGTCGGATGGCGGACGTCCCTTGGCTCTTGGCCTTCGCGGCTTCAGTGATTGCCGTCGGCGGTTGTGTGATCTGGCAAGGGCACCTGCTCACCGATGAAATTCGGGGCAACGAGCTACCCGACCCGTTTGGGGTCTCTTACGCGATCCTCGCGTTGTTCGTCTCCGGACTGATCACGAACGCCAAGACCTTTTGGAGGGTTAGCCGTGAACTCAACGCCGAACAGACAGGCGACGCGAGCACGACTCGGCGAAACCTCCAGATCGTCCTTGAACAGCAGGGCGGATCGAAGCAGGCCGACGGTGAGGTTGTCGAGTTGGTCGATTCGCAGCTCGACAGCCGCGAAGACCTGCCCCGGTTGATCCGCAAGATGCTCCCCACGCTCGGCTTGGTGGGAACCGTGATCGGGCTGGCGATCGCGATGAACGAACTCGGCGGCGCCCTGAGCAAGGCCGTCGGCGATCAGGGGGGCGGTGTCGAAGACCTGATGCATTCGATGCAGGGCGCGCTGCAAGGAATGGGCGGCGCATTCGTCACGACGCTGCTCGGGGCGACCTTCGGCATGCTCTTGATGGTCCTCTCTACCCGCACGCGGCTGGTCATGACCCGGTTGATCGTTGAAGCGAAACGCCAGCTCGATCGCGAAGGCGATCAGCCACGCCAGCAACGCAAGCCGCCTCGTCCACCCCGGGGCTACTTCCGCCCCGAGGCGAACTAA
- a CDS encoding DUF1580 domain-containing protein: MPESKLHGENLIAIPDVPDYLPTRRGKKLHISTVYRWVLKGARGKVLDSAMLGGIRYTSLEALERFLGTRTAELTEIRRQERVRASLDRRGLSSPRIPEARLPVRDVRRDNPRVPD; encoded by the coding sequence ATGCCCGAATCGAAACTGCACGGCGAGAACCTGATTGCGATCCCCGATGTCCCGGATTACCTGCCGACCCGCCGTGGCAAGAAGCTACACATCTCCACGGTCTACCGATGGGTGCTAAAGGGCGCCCGCGGCAAGGTGCTTGACTCTGCAATGCTTGGTGGGATTCGCTACACGAGCCTCGAAGCACTGGAGAGGTTTCTTGGAACGCGTACGGCCGAACTGACTGAGATCCGGAGACAAGAGCGGGTTCGGGCGAGCCTCGATAGGCGAGGGCTCTCAAGCCCTAGAATACCTGAAGCACGACTTCCTGTGAGAGACGTCAGGAGAGACAATCCAAGGGTGCCTGACTAG
- a CDS encoding type IV secretory system conjugative DNA transfer family protein — MKRSGHTIDGQFMGTTLFEHGIGKQAVVLNGNHYLTLAGTGAGKSITSIWPQLLMGRYSGAIVISPKPEHALLAAYRHADPRLVEFGARLPGHMTSLGVDPGRAKKTRFHFPNSRSFVLDPGGQTRQSTHCYTFLSDVDCKKPGAVGRLLAIAAGSFPDNPRANDPWFTNGPRTAFAASCGHLLTTPRGENERTLPNALKRLMGVDPKTGVASSEAQGAYIAEMKANPALGNFIQLVATSVDQLGEKAWGTLNSELQTKGVWMLDQTMEKVLCGPSDFRIDEIGVDGWPVTLFAIPPRGEKAADAWLRTLFELAGLVFQQRPDAPKRPILVVADEVGIWGKNVGKVREWLAIMRDKRVKLWLHAQNYPQVIEMYGDAGAQQILSACVLQVFGCNDPATCEMIAKKLGKKKIKREVNGHEYRESVDLSAHDAIARDLSLASSLQYVLAPNLPPMRLNRMAHKQLATNDGAAFQGLPLSGHFEE; from the coding sequence ATGAAACGTTCCGGACACACGATCGACGGTCAGTTCATGGGAACCACGCTGTTTGAGCACGGCATCGGCAAGCAAGCGGTGGTGCTTAACGGCAACCATTACCTCACGCTAGCCGGCACCGGGGCGGGCAAGAGCATCACGAGCATCTGGCCCCAGCTGCTTATGGGGAGGTACTCCGGCGCAATCGTGATCTCCCCGAAGCCGGAGCACGCCCTGCTGGCTGCCTACCGCCACGCCGACCCGCGGCTCGTTGAGTTCGGCGCCCGTCTTCCAGGTCACATGACGAGCCTCGGCGTTGATCCCGGCCGAGCCAAGAAAACCCGTTTCCACTTCCCCAATAGCAGGAGCTTTGTGCTCGACCCCGGAGGGCAGACCAGGCAGTCAACGCACTGCTACACGTTCCTCAGCGACGTGGACTGCAAAAAGCCTGGCGCGGTTGGACGACTGCTGGCGATCGCGGCCGGTTCTTTCCCTGACAACCCGCGAGCCAACGATCCCTGGTTCACGAACGGCCCACGCACGGCGTTCGCCGCATCGTGCGGACACTTGCTGACAACGCCTAGGGGCGAGAACGAGCGGACGCTTCCCAATGCCCTTAAGCGCCTCATGGGCGTCGATCCCAAAACCGGCGTTGCATCGAGTGAAGCCCAGGGCGCCTACATCGCTGAGATGAAGGCCAATCCGGCGCTCGGCAACTTTATCCAGCTGGTCGCAACCTCAGTAGACCAACTCGGGGAGAAGGCCTGGGGAACGCTCAACAGCGAGCTGCAGACCAAGGGCGTTTGGATGCTCGACCAGACCATGGAGAAAGTGCTCTGCGGACCCTCCGACTTTCGCATCGACGAGATCGGCGTCGATGGCTGGCCGGTGACGCTGTTCGCAATCCCCCCCCGCGGCGAGAAGGCGGCCGACGCTTGGCTCCGCACGCTCTTCGAACTCGCCGGACTGGTGTTTCAGCAACGCCCCGACGCGCCGAAGCGGCCCATCCTGGTCGTCGCCGATGAGGTCGGCATCTGGGGCAAGAACGTGGGCAAGGTCCGCGAGTGGTTGGCGATCATGCGGGACAAGCGGGTGAAGCTCTGGCTGCACGCCCAGAACTATCCCCAAGTAATTGAGATGTACGGCGACGCCGGCGCTCAGCAGATCCTCTCCGCCTGCGTGCTGCAGGTGTTCGGCTGCAACGACCCGGCGACGTGCGAGATGATCGCTAAGAAGCTCGGCAAGAAGAAGATCAAACGCGAGGTGAACGGCCACGAATACCGTGAGTCGGTCGACCTGTCAGCCCACGACGCGATCGCCCGTGACCTGAGCCTCGCCTCGTCGCTGCAGTACGTCCTGGCGCCGAACCTGCCGCCGATGCGGTTGAACCGAATGGCGCACAAGCAGCTGGCGACCAACGACGGCGCCGCGTTCCAGGGGCTGCCGCTGAGCGGCCACTTCGAAGAGTAG
- a CDS encoding VWA domain-containing protein, which translates to MGKRLRQIASSGEESWSETLSDLSLSMVGILLIAFTGYVLKFQSVKEVTQVETPPVPTEEPPHEKPELIGLNGPMTNVVYCLDLSGSMIGQGAAVQRYSQSEDELKRRFQEVKERLKLMVSNHPFDQFTVIGFGGMASDGKVPRLVTTSPHLAAASPFSRADACRHIDSWQAGGGTPTLPALQRAVSLIGVEHIVLLTDGLPTLEGTQEDVLAYVGGSRRHRSFSSALPSHIVIDVIGIGDQSVQPDEEAQMALLTFTRRVAELTGGFFQAW; encoded by the coding sequence ATGGGGAAACGACTACGACAGATCGCGAGCAGTGGAGAGGAAAGCTGGAGTGAGACCCTCAGCGACCTATCGCTGAGCATGGTCGGCATCCTGCTCATCGCGTTCACGGGCTACGTGCTGAAGTTCCAGAGCGTCAAGGAGGTAACGCAGGTAGAGACTCCACCCGTCCCTACAGAGGAGCCACCGCACGAGAAGCCGGAACTGATCGGCCTGAACGGCCCGATGACGAACGTCGTCTACTGCCTCGATCTATCGGGGAGCATGATCGGGCAGGGCGCTGCGGTCCAACGCTACTCCCAGTCGGAAGACGAGCTCAAGCGACGGTTCCAGGAGGTAAAAGAGCGGCTGAAGTTGATGGTGAGCAACCACCCGTTTGATCAGTTCACCGTAATTGGCTTCGGGGGTATGGCAAGCGACGGCAAAGTGCCCCGGCTCGTCACCACGTCGCCGCACCTTGCGGCCGCGTCGCCGTTCTCGCGGGCGGACGCCTGTCGGCATATCGACTCATGGCAGGCGGGAGGAGGGACCCCGACACTGCCGGCGTTGCAACGGGCCGTTTCACTGATCGGTGTCGAGCACATCGTGCTGCTTACCGACGGGCTCCCGACGCTCGAAGGGACCCAAGAAGACGTGCTCGCCTACGTCGGCGGTTCCCGGCGCCACCGCAGCTTCTCCTCGGCACTGCCGTCGCACATCGTCATCGACGTGATCGGCATCGGCGACCAGTCGGTTCAGCCCGACGAGGAGGCGCAAATGGCGCTGCTTACCTTTACCCGCCGTGTTGCGGAACTCACAGGCGGCTTCTTCCAAGCCTGGTAG
- a CDS encoding helix-turn-helix transcriptional regulator, whose product MDKNDEKPAARKPPTIGDNACLLATPTQVAEMLQVSTRTLWRMRAAGKLPEPVRLGAAVRWRRDEIEQWVRDGCPAHCRRIDGFRSR is encoded by the coding sequence ATGGACAAGAACGACGAGAAACCGGCCGCTAGGAAGCCGCCGACCATCGGCGACAACGCCTGCCTGCTGGCCACGCCGACGCAGGTCGCCGAGATGCTGCAGGTATCGACCCGCACGCTCTGGCGGATGCGTGCCGCCGGCAAGCTGCCGGAGCCGGTCCGACTCGGCGCCGCCGTTCGTTGGCGTCGCGACGAGATTGAGCAGTGGGTGAGGGACGGCTGCCCCGCCCATTGCCGCAGGATCGATGGCTTTCGCAGTCGCTGA
- a CDS encoding ECF-type sigma factor — protein sequence MSSDNDSPSGDLTPEQWEALIYRLSEIARSAMWWMRKGSVDSDQTVSSTLRTYWRQVTEGQRPMLSTSEELWSELRFLLNQKIKAAKDSQKSLKNQAARFSELAPSDDGTSPEGSISSSGLGPKNVDAFLREIDLLFVEVLKDEVQLKVARLKLQGFTNAEIAKDLGLSEHQVQRMVQKIRAALSRSEGSDDG from the coding sequence ATGAGCAGCGACAATGATTCCCCCAGTGGCGATCTCACCCCGGAGCAGTGGGAAGCGCTGATCTACCGCTTGTCGGAGATCGCCCGCTCGGCCATGTGGTGGATGCGTAAGGGGTCAGTCGACTCCGACCAGACCGTTTCGAGCACTCTGAGGACGTATTGGCGGCAGGTGACCGAAGGGCAGCGGCCGATGCTTTCTACTTCTGAAGAGCTCTGGTCCGAACTGCGTTTCTTGCTGAACCAAAAGATCAAGGCCGCAAAAGACAGCCAGAAGTCACTCAAGAACCAGGCCGCCCGCTTCAGCGAGTTAGCGCCCTCCGATGACGGAACTAGCCCAGAAGGAAGCATCTCTTCGTCAGGCTTAGGACCTAAAAACGTTGACGCGTTTTTGCGAGAGATCGACCTGCTATTCGTGGAAGTCTTAAAGGATGAGGTCCAACTGAAGGTTGCTCGCCTGAAGCTACAGGGGTTCACCAACGCTGAGATCGCCAAAGACTTAGGCCTCAGCGAGCATCAAGTGCAGCGGATGGTTCAGAAGATCAGGGCCGCGCTTTCTCGCAGTGAGGGCAGCGATGACGGATGA